Proteins encoded by one window of Macaca fascicularis isolate 582-1 chromosome 10, T2T-MFA8v1.1:
- the XBP1 gene encoding LOW QUALITY PROTEIN: X-box-binding protein 1 (The sequence of the model RefSeq protein was modified relative to this genomic sequence to represent the inferred CDS: deleted 2 bases in 1 codon) — protein sequence MVVVAAAPSPADGAPKVLLLSGQPASAGAPAGQALPLMVPAQRGASPEAASGGPPQARKRQRLTHLSPEEKALRRKLKNRVAAQTARDRKKARMSELEQQVVDLEEENQKLLLENQLLREKTHGLVVENQELRQRLGMDALVAKEEVEAKGNGVRPVAGSAERSTQTTCTSAAGAGPVVTPPEHLPMDSGGIDSSDSESDILLGILDNLDPVMFFKCPSPESASLEELPEVYPEGPSSLPASLSLSVGTSSAKLEAINELIRFDHIYTKPLVLEIPSETESQANVVVKIEEAPLSPSENDHPEFIVSVKEEPVEDDLIPELGISNLLSSSHCPKPSSCLLDAYSDCGYGGSLSPFSDMSSPLGVNHSWEDTFANELFPQLISV from the exons atggtggtggtggcagcCGCACCGAGTCCGGCCGACGGGGCCCCTAAAGTACTGCTTCTGTCGGGGCAGCCCGCCTCCGCCGGAGCCCCGGCCGGCCAGGCCCTGCCGCTCATGgtgccagcccagagaggggccaGCCCGGAGGCAGCGAGCGGGGGGCCGCCCCAGGCGCGCAAGCGGCAGCGCCTCACGCATCTGAGCCCCGAGGAGAAGGCGCTGAGGAG GAAACTGAAAAACAGAGTAGCAGCTCAGACTGCCAGAGATCGAAAGAAAGCTCGAATGAGTGAGCTGGAACAGCAAGTGGTAGATTTAGAAGAAGAG AACCAAAAACTTTTGCTAGAAAATCAGCTTTTACGAGAGAAAACTCACGGCCTTGTAGTTGAGAACCAGGAGTTAAGACAGCGCCTGGGGATGGATGCCCTGGTTGCTAAAGAGGAGGTGGAAGCCAAG GGGAATGGAGTGAGGCCAGTGGCCGGGTCTGCTGAG CGCAGCACTCAGACTACGTGCACCTCTGCAGCAGGTGCAGGCCCAGTTGTCACCCCTCCAGAACATCTCCCCATGGATTCTGGCGGTATTGACTCTTCAGATTCAGAG TCTGATATCCTGTTGGGCATTCTGGACAACTTGGACCCAGTCATGTTCTTCAAATGCCCTTCCCCAGAGTCTGCCAGCCTGGAGGAGCTCCCAGAGGTCTACCCAGAAGGACCCAGTTCCTTACCAGCCTCCCTTTCTCTGTCAGTGGGGACGTCATCAGCCAAGCTGGAAGCCATTAATGAACTAATTCGTTTTGACCACATATATACCAAGCCCCTGGTCTTAGAGATACCCTCTGAGACAGAGAGCCAAGCTAATGTGGTAGTGAAAATCGAGGAAGCACCTCTCAGCCCCTCAGAGAATGATCACCCTGAATTCATTGTCTCAGTGAAGGAAGAACCTGTAGAAGATGACCTCATTCCAGAGCTGGGTATCTCAAATCTGCTTTCATCCAGCCACTGCCCGAAACCATCTTCCTGCCTACTGGATGCTTACAGTGACTGTGGATATGGGGGCTCCCTTTCCCCCTTCAGTGACATGTCCTCTCCGCTTGGTGTAAACCATTCTTGGGAGGACACTTTTGCCAATGAACTTTTTCCCCAGCTGATTAGTGTCTAA